The Sandaracinobacteroides saxicola nucleotide sequence TTGCCAAACTTGCGGCAAGGAAAAGATGGGAGAAAAAATGACGCGCTCATTGGATGAGTTGACTTCGTCAAACAAGTTCATCGAAGGCCAGCTTGATAAGAACTTAGCAGCAGTAGGAGAATATCTAGATCGAGATATTATAACAGTCGTTGCACCAATGTTTAACGGTATCGATGATATGGTCAGAGACATGATCGAAGACATCGAACCAAAAAAGGAAAAGCTGGCAGTAATTATTGAAACATCTGGTGGCTCGATTGAGGTTGTTGAGCGGATGGCAGAGATGTTCAGGCATCACTACCCAAAAGACATAGCCTTTTACGTACCAAGCTATGCGATGTCTGCAGGTACCGTATTGGTAATGTCTGGAGACAGTATACACATGGACTACTTTTCCGTTCTCGGTCCTATCGACCCGCAAGTCAAACAGAAATCTTCCGATAATTATGTGCCAGCTCTTGGATATCTGGAAAAATACGCCGATTTCGTTGAAAAATCTTCACGTGGCAAGCTCACTGAGGCGGAGGTATTATTTTTCTTGCAGAAGTTTGACCCTGCTGAGCTGCATTTTTTTGAGCAAGCCAGAGACTTGTCGGTGGAACTTTTGAAAAAATGGCTAGTTAATTATAAGTTTCGGAATTGGAAGAAGACGGGTTCTTCCGGTAAGATTGTTACAGCTGCCATGCGCGAAAAGCGGGCTACGGAGATTGCCAGAAAGCTGAATGATGTGAAAAGGTGGAAATCTCATAGTCGCACATTGTCCAGAAGTGTAATTGAATCAGAAATGAAGTTGATGATTGACGATTTTGGCGCGGACAAAGAGCTCAATAGGCGGATAAGGTCTTACTCACGTCTGCTGCAAGATTACATGATGCGTGTAGGACATTCTATCGTAGTTCATGTTCCACAGACGTACAAGGGGATGTAATATGGTGACGAAAAAGCTTGATATTGACTCGCTCATTGAGGCTAACCCTAAGGTAAAAGCGGGTGAGGTGCGTGTGCGTAGACTCGTTGAGAGGCTAGCTGAGTTGGAGAATATTGGCATGGTGTCAAAGCGATACGACCTTGCGTCACCTCTTGATGGTCGAGGATGGGTGAGGCGGTTGGCATTGCAACGAAACTGACACTTTATGCTTGGAGCAGAGATATTTCTGCCATTGATGGTTGGTGGGTGAATGTATTGTCTGCTGAAAATTGCGCTACATGTTGGATATTGAAATCCTGTTTACATTAGGGAGACACTATGTGCGATCGCTAACACGGCCCCAGGCATGGCCAATCTGTTATAGGAACTTGTAGATGCTGTGATGCTAGTCAAAGTTAAGAGGGTAAACTTGGCCGAAAGACGATCTTTCAGCAGGATTTAAACTGATCCAGCACTGGAAGAATAACCAAGGCTTGGCAAATTCGGCGACTTGCAGCAGCCTTGGCCTTGAGGGGGACTCGGGCCATGGCGGAGCGGGCTTTTGTCAGTGGGCGGAATGCGGCGGCGGCGTTTGGGTTGCGGTTGCATCGGGGGGAGGGGATGGTGTTGCTGGCGATGGACTGGCGCAGGCAGCGCCCGCCGCGCGATTTCGTGGGGTTTGCCATCGAGGTGAAGGCGCCGGGGGCGGCGGATTTCGTGGCGTTGAAGAACCGGTTGTCCTTTTCGCTCGACGCGCGGCATCTGCCGGATGACCGGGACACGCGGCAGAACCCCTCCATCCTGGCGCCGTTCCAGGCGTTCCGCTGGATGCACATGCCGCAGGAAAATGCCCGGCAGGGCGAATATCGCTATCGCGTGACGCCGCTGTTCATGGATGCGGCCGGCGCGTTGCGCACCGGCGCGGCGCAGGAGGCGGCGACGACGTTGATGCACGAGACGGTGCCGGGCGTGCTGAACATCGCCTTCACCCGCGGCTATGTCAGCAGCCAGGCCTTCACCGACCGCTTCGGCGGGCCGGCGGCGATCCCGACGCTGCTGCCGCGCCGCGCCGCGGAGGGACTGGATTTCGTGGCGACGGCGCCGCAGGCGGAGGAGGCGCTGGCCTGGATGGGCTATGAGGCGCGGGCGGCGATCCTGAAGCTGCTGGACGAGGCGATCGCCGACAGCAGCGCGAAGGTGGACGTGATCGCCTATGACCTGAACCTGCCGCCGCTGATGGACCGGTTCGCGGCGCTGGCGGGGCGGCTGAGGATCATCATCGACGACAGCGGCGACCATGGCGAGGCGCACAGCGCGGAGACCGAGGCGGCGAAGCGGCTGGTGGCGATGCTGGGGCCGGCGAATGTGATCCGCCAGGATGTGAAGGGATTGCAGCACAACAAGATGATCATCGTGCGGGCGGCAACCTGGGCGAAGGCGGTGGGGGGATCGACCAATTTCAGCTGGCGCGGATTCTATGTGCAATCGAACAACGCCGTGATCGTCAGCGGGGCGGCGCCGGTCGCCATCTTCGCCGCGGCGTTCGAGGCCTATTGGGCGGGGCGGTGGCCGTTCGCCTCGCCGGGGTGGCAGGCGCTGGGGCTGGCCGGGGTGGACGCGCAGGTGACCTTCTCTCCGCGCGATGGCGGCGCGGTGCTGGCGGCGCTGGCCGAGGATGTGGCGGCGACGAAATCGAGCCTGTTCTATTCGCTGGCGTTCATCTCGATCACGCCGGGGGCGGTGCAGGACGCGCTGGCGGCGGTGACCGACAAGGCCGACCGCTATGTCTATGGCATGTCCGACAAGCGGCTGGGGCTGAACCTGCAGCGGCCCGGCGGCAATCCGGTGCCGGTCGATTCGGGCGGGCTGGGGATGACGCTGCCGCCGCCGTTCCGGCCGGAAGCCACGGGCGGCGGCGGGGTGCGGTTGCACCACAAGTTCATCGTCATCGATTTCGACCTGCCGACGGCGCGGGTCTATACCGGGTCCTATAATGTCTCGCGGTCGGCGGACGGCAAGAATGGCGAGAATTTCTTCTGCATCCGGGACCGGCGGGTGGCGACGGCCTATATGATCGAAGCCTTGCGGATTTTCGACCATTATCATTTCCGCACGAAGCGGGCGGCGAACCGGGACAGCAACACGCCGATGCTGCTGCAAAAGCCGCCGGCGGCGGGCGAAAAGGCCTGGTTCGACCGCTTCTGGGACGATCCGGTGAAGGTGAAGGACCGGACGCTGTTTGCGGGAACGGGGGCGGCGTCTGTTTAGACCCCGGATGAAACATCCGGGGTAGAAGGCGGCGCACAAGCGCCGGCGCCCGGTCGGGCTTGCCGCCTGCGGCGGGTAGGCGAACGACGATGCCATGTGCTATTGCGCGGGCATGAGCAACCTGCCCCCCGTGCCGACGACGTTCGCGGAATTCTGGCCCTATTACATGGCGGCGCATCAGGATCCGCGCAACTGCGCCGTGCATTATGTCGGCTCGACGGGCGGGGTGGCGGCCGCGGTGGCGGCGGTGTGGACCGGGCAATTGGGGTGGATCGCGGCCGGGGTGGTGTTCGGCTATGCCTGCGCCTGGTTCGGGCATTTCGTGTTCGAGCGCAACAAGCCGGCGAGCTGGGTGCGCTGGTGGTGGAGTTTCCTGGGCGACTGGCGGATGTATGCGGCGAAGCTGAGCGGGCGCAGCGCCGAGGCGGTGGCGCTGGGGCGGGGCCTGCCGGACATTTCGGAGATGGTGCGGGCAAAACAGCGTGCGTGATTGATGTATCACGCACGCTGTTTTGCTTTTTGTTGTCGCGCGTCCTGATGCGGAAAACCGGTTCCCACTTTTCCGCGACGCGCTTTATCCGGGCAGGGTGACGGGGACGGTTTCGAAGCGGTCGGTGGCGGGGTCGAGCACGCGCAGGCTGCCGTCCGCGATGTCGAAGATGGCGCCCTGCAGTTTCAGTTCGCCGGCGGTTTCGGCGGCGGTGACGAAGGGGTAGCTGCGCAGGTTGGCGAGGCTGAGGCGGACGGCGGCCTGTTCCAGCGCACGCTGCGCATCGACATCGGGGCTGAGCGCGGCGGCGGCGACCACCTGTTGCCGCGCCGGTTCGATCATCGCCATCCATTTGCCGATGAACTGGCCCTGGCCGGGGCCGGCATCGGTGAAGGCGCCGGAGAGGCTGGCGGCGATGCCGCCGCAGCGGGCGTGGCCGAAGACGACGATCTGGTGCACCTTCAGCACGCAGACGGCATATTCGATGGCGGCGGCGGCGCTCGCCTGGCCGGCGGCGTCGCCGTAATCGGGCACCAGGTTGGCGACGTTGCGCAGCACGAACATCTGGCCCGGCGCGGTATCGAACACGCGGCTGGGATCGACCCGGCTGTCCGAACAGGCGACCAGCATCACCCGCGGCGACTGGCCCTGGGCGAGCGCGTCGAAACGGGTGCGCTGTTCGATGTAGGGGCCGGTGCGGAAGCGGCGGTAACCTTCGATGAGTTCGCGGAATTCGGGCATCAGCGGACGGTGGAACGGACGAAGCGCGTGGCGGTCATGACGGTTGGTTAGGACGTGCCATCCAGCTTGGCAATCATCCAGGCGAGGGCGTGGCCGCCGCGCCGTGTCTTACGGGTTGGGCGGGTCGAGGCGGGGCAGCGTGTCCGCGGCCGGGCATTGGGCGGCGCGGGCGGCCCTGATGGCGGAGAGGTCGGCACTGCGCGCCGCGCGCAGCAGCGATTCGCAGCCGGCTTCGCGGTCGGTCTTGCCGCCTTCGCCCGCCAGCAGCATCAGGCCGAGCTCGCGCTGGGCGGCGACATTGCCGGGGCGGACGGGGGTGTTGACCGGCATGGTGTAGCCGGGCCGGCCATCGACGCCGGGGACATAGACATACATCGTCCCGCCGGTGGTGGCGGCCATGGCGGCATAGGTGCTGCGGGCGGTGGCGGCGTCGGCGGGGAGCAGCAGGCCTTCGCGCTGCAGCATGGCGCGGGTGAGCTGCGCGGGTTGCTGGTTCTGGTCGGCGCGGCAGGCGAGCGCGGCCTTCACGGCTTCGCGGTACGGGGCGGCATCGGTGTTTTCGGGGAGGGTCGGCGCGTCGAAGCCGAGGATCCAGGCGGCGCTGTCGGCGGTGGCGCGGGCCCCGGCGCTGCTGTCGGCGTTGAGCGGGTTGGGCTCCCAGCCGACGGCCATGCCCATCGCCTCGGGCAGGCGGCCGTTGTTGTCGAGGCGGGAGAAGAGCAGGAGGCGACCGTTGCGCAGGCCGTTTCGCACCGGCAGCAGGCCGGGCGGCAGGGCGAGGATGCCGGGTTCGAGGGCCAGGGAGACGGTGGTGTTGAGCAGGCCCTGGGCGCGGCCGCTGTCGATGAGGGTCTGGATGCGGTCCCAGTCCCGCGCCTTCAGCAGCCAGGGGAGTTCGTCGGCCAGCGCGGCCTGGGCGAGCAGGCGGGCGGCGGGGCTGTTCGCTTCGGCACGGGCGCGGGCCATGGCGTCGGTGGTGGCCTTGGCTCGTTCGGCGAGGCCGGCGCGGGTGGCGTTGGGGGCGATGGGGAGCGCCGAGCGGGCGAGGGTGGTGGTGAGGGTGGGGAAGGGCGGGCAGGGGCGGTCGTTGGTGGCGCAGGCGCCGAGCAGCAGGAGCAGCGGCAGCGCGGCCTTCACGCGCGGCGCGCCTCTGCGGCGAGCAGGATTTCATAGGCGGCCTGCGAGGCCTGGAAGCGCTCGGCGGCGGCGGCGTTGCCGGGGTTCAGGTCGGGGTGGTTGGCCTTCGCCATGCGGCGGTGGGCGGCCTTGATGGCGTCGGCATCGGCATCGGTCGGCAGGTCGAACAGGCGCAGCGCGTCGAGCTCGGCACGGCTGCGGGAGCCGTCGCCCTCGCCCCAGCCCCAATGTTTGGCGCTGCCATAGCCGCGCGCCTCGCGGGTTTCGGATTCCTCCTGCGCGGCGGCGCCGGCAGCGTCCAGCGCGGCGAAATAGTCCCAGCCGGCGTTGTACTCGGCGGCGTGGGCGGTGCAAAACAGCCACTTCTCGCGGCTGTTGGGGGCCTTGGGGGCGGGGCAGGTGCCGGGCTGGTCGCAGCCGTGGCGATCGCAGAGCGCCACGCTCTGCGCGGCGCGGGCGGCGCCATAGTCGCGCCAGCGGGGGAAGCCCCAGTCATCGCTGCGGCGGAAGCGGGCCATCAGGCGGGGCTGGAGAGCTGGCGGAGCATGTCGCCTGTGTAGAGGGTTTTGGCGGTCGCATCGATACGCGATTTGAGCGCGGGGTGGCGAAGGCGCTCGTAGGCGACCACATCGACATTGAGGCTGAGGAGGGATTCGTCGAGATCGGTGACAAGCTGGTCGGTCTCGGCCTCGGTCAGCGGACCATAGAGCACAAGGTCGAGATCGGAGGCCGGCCGCGCGGTGCCGGCGGCACGGGAGCCGAACACGGCGACGCGGTCGATCCGGTGGGCGTAGGGCATGAGCAGGCCCTGCAGGATGCGCGCGTCCCAGTCGCTCAGGCCGGCGTCGGTCATGACGAGAGCCCCTGTCGCCGGGCGGCATAATGGCTGTGCAGCGCCTCGAACAGCGGGCGATAGCGGGTGCGGAGGTCAGCGATGGCGGCCTCGAACAGCCGGGCATCATAGACGTGGCTCAGCTTGTTGCGGGCGTTCAGCGCCTCCATCCAGATGCTGGCGTCGTGGATCAGGCCGGCGGCCGCCGCGGCGCGGATGGTCGCCGCGGGCGTGCGGGGTTCGAGTGGAATGCCCTGTTCGGTGAGATCGTCGGCGAGCAGCGACCAGGCGAGCTGCCAGCTGTATTCGAAGCGCTGGATGGTGCCTTCCTGCTCCAGCGGGTTGAGCCGGTCGCGGTCGAGCGCTTCGCACAGCAGGTCATAGGCGCGGCTGTAATTGTCGAACCTGGTGGCCCAGCGCGGGAGGTCGGGCTGGGCCATGGCAGCGTTTCAGGCGGCTTTCGGGGCGGCGTCGCGGACGCCCTGTTCGACGTGGCTTTCGAACTGGGCGAAATTCTCGACGAACATCGAGACGAGTTTCCGCGCCTTGGCGTCATAGTCGGCCGGGTTGGGCCAGGTGCCGCGCGGGTCCAGGATCTGTTCGGGGACGCCGGGGACGCTGACGGGGACGGCGAAGCCGAAGAAGGGATCGCGGCGGAACTCGGCATTTTTCAGGCTGCCGTCGAGCGCGGCGTTGAGGAGCGCACGGGTGACCTTGATCGGCATGCGGGTGCCGGTGCCGCCGGTGCCGGCGCCCCCCCCCGTCCAGCCGGTGTTGACCAGCCAGACATCGACGCCACCCCTGGCGATGCGTTCCTTCAGCAGATTGCCATAGACGCTGGGGTGGCGCGGCATGAAGGGGGCGCCGAAGCAGGTGCTGAAGGTGGCGTCGGGCTCGGTCACGCCGATCTCGGTGCCCGCCACGCGCGCGGTGTAGCCGCTGAGGAAATGGTACATCGCCTGGTCGGGGGTGAGCCTGGCGATCGGCGGCAGGATGCCGAAGGCGTCGGCGGTCAGCATGATGATGTTCTTGGGGACGGGGCCGAGGTTGTCGGCGCTGGCGTTGGGGATGAAATCGATGGGGTAGCTGCCGCGGCTGTTCTCGGCCAGGCGGTTGTCGTCGAGGTCGATCTCCCGCGTGACGGGGTCGATAACGACATTTTCGAGGACGGTGCCGAAGCGTTTCGTGGTGGCGAAGATTTCCGGCTCGGCCTCGGGCGAGAGCCGGATCATCTTGGCGTAGCAGCCCCCCTCGAAATTGAAGACGGCGGTGTCGGACCAGCCATGCTCGTCGTCGCCGATCAGCGTGCGGCTGGCGTCGGCCGACAGCGTGGTCTTGCCGGTGCCGGAGAGGCCGAAGAAGACAGCGGTGTCGCCATTGGGGCCGATGTTGGCCGAGCAGTGCATCGGCATGACGCCCTTCACCGGCAGCAGATAGTTGAGGATGCCGAACACGCTCTTCTTCATCTCGCCGGCATAGCGCGTACCGCCGATCAGGATCAGCTTCTCGCTGAAATTGACGGCGACCACCGTCTCGCTGCGGCAGCCGTGGCGCGCCGGGTCGGCAACGAAGCCGGGCAGGTCGATGATGGTATATTCGGGCAGGAAGTCGGCCAGCGCCGACGCTTCGGGCCGCACCAGCAGCGTGCGGATGAACAGGCTGTGCCAGGCATATTCGGTGATGACGCGCACCTGCACGCGATGTTCGGGTTGCGAACCGCCGTACAGGTCCTGCACGAACAGCGTGTCCCTTGCCGCCAGCGCGGCCATGAAGTCGGCACGCAGCGCGGCGAATTGTTCGGGCGTGATCGACTTGTTGGTCTTGCCCCACCAGACGCTATTTTCGGTTTCGGCATCGCGCACGATGAACTTGTCGTTGGCGCTGCGGCCGGTGTGCTTGCCGGTTTCCACCACCAGCGGGCCATGTTTGGCGAGGATGCCTTCGCCGCGCTTGACGGCAAGCTCCACCAGGGGCGCGGTGCCGAGGTTCCAGTGCAGCGCGGCGGGCGTGACAATGCCCTGCGCGGCAAGGTCATGGCGGGGGATGGTGATGGTCACGGATGAAGGCCCCTTCATGCATAGGTATGCGAGAACTGGCCGCCCCATGGCGCGAAGCGGCGGATTCTTCAAGCCGCGATGACGGCTTTTGACGGCAAGCCTTGCTTCTGTGATAGCAAAACAAGGTTCAACCGTGCAGGCAAGGCGACCATGCAACCGACCATCGCGCTGGTGGATGACGACCGCAACATCCTGACGTCGGTCAGCATCGCGTTGCAGGCGGAGGGGTTCGTGACCCGGGTCTATTCCGATGGCGCGGCGGGGTTGAAGGGGTGCCTGGACAACCCGCCCGACCTGGCCGTGGTGGACATCAAGATGCCGCGCATGGACGGCATGGAGCTGTTGCGGCGGCTGCGCGAGAAGAGCGACCTGCCGGTCATTTTCCTGACCAGCAAGGATACCGAGATCGACGAGGCGCTGGGGCTGGCGATGGGCGCGGACGATTATATCGGCAAGCCGTTCAGCCAGCGGCTGCTGATCGAGCGCATCCGCGCGGTGCTGCGGCGGACGGCGGCGCGGGCGGCGCCGGAGGTGCCGGCGGAAGCGGTGGCGGAACCAATCCGGCGTGGCGCGCTGGAGATGGACGCGGCGCGGCACCGGGTGCGCTGGAGGGGCGCGGACGTGGCGCTGACCGTGACCGAGTTCCTGATCCTGGATGCGTTGGCGCAGCGGCCGGGGTTCGTGAAGAGCCGTGACGCGCTGATGGATGTGGCCTATTCCGACGATGTCTACGTCGATGACCGCACCATCGACAGCCACATCAAGCGGCTGCGCAAGAAGTTCCGGCTGGTCGATCCCGCGTTCGACAGCATCGAGACGCTTTATGGCGTCGGCTATCGCTTCGATGTCGAAGAGTGAACGGCGCGGTCCGTGGCCGCTTCGCTGGACCGCGACGATTGACCGCCCGGCGCGAGGCGTGCCGCGCTGGACGGCGACGCGGTCGCTCTCGTGGCGGATCCTGGCGGTCAACCTGTTCGCGCTGCTGGGGCTGGCGGGCGGCGTGCTTTATCTGGACAGTTTCCGCGCCCGGCTGATCGAGGCGCGGCACGCCGAGTTGCGGGCACAGACCGAGATCGTGGCGGCGCTGCTGGGCGGGCGCGGGCGCATCGATGACGGCCTGCTGGCGGCGGTGCCGGTGACGCGGGGAACGCGGATCCGGATGTATGACGGCGCCGGCGGCCTACTGGCGGACAATTGGCGGGTGGCGGGCACGGCGCGCTTTGCCGCCCGCGATCCGACGACGCCCGGTTTTCCGCAGAAGAGCGCGGTGGCGATCGACCGGGCGATCGAGCTGTTCACCGGCGCCGCCGTGCTGCCGGCCTATGCCGAACCGGCGGGCGGCTGGCCGGAGGTGGCGCGGGCGGCGCGGCTGCCGCTGGGCGAGACGGCGAGCGCGGCGCGGCTGGGCGATGACCGCATCGTCATCCTGCAGGCGGCGGCGCCGGTCATGGGGCCGCCGCCGCGCCGGACGGTGATGCTGACGGCGGGGACGGCGGACCTGATCGACATCGTGCGCGGCGAGCGGGCGACCTATTTCCTGATCTTCCTGGCGGTGCTGGCGCTGTCGCTGCTGCTGAGCGGGTTCCTGGCGCGCACCATCGTGGGGCCGCTGCGACAGCTGGCGCTGGCGGCGCATCGCGTGCGGCTGGGGCGGGCGCGCGACGTGGTGGTGCCGCGGCTGCCCGGCCGGCGCGACGAGATCGGCGCGCTG carries:
- a CDS encoding SDH family Clp fold serine proteinase translates to MTRSLDELTSSNKFIEGQLDKNLAAVGEYLDRDIITVVAPMFNGIDDMVRDMIEDIEPKKEKLAVIIETSGGSIEVVERMAEMFRHHYPKDIAFYVPSYAMSAGTVLVMSGDSIHMDYFSVLGPIDPQVKQKSSDNYVPALGYLEKYADFVEKSSRGKLTEAEVLFFLQKFDPAELHFFEQARDLSVELLKKWLVNYKFRNWKKTGSSGKIVTAAMREKRATEIARKLNDVKRWKSHSRTLSRSVIESEMKLMIDDFGADKELNRRIRSYSRLLQDYMMRVGHSIVVHVPQTYKGM
- a CDS encoding phospholipase D-like domain-containing protein; this translates as MAERAFVSGRNAAAAFGLRLHRGEGMVLLAMDWRRQRPPRDFVGFAIEVKAPGAADFVALKNRLSFSLDARHLPDDRDTRQNPSILAPFQAFRWMHMPQENARQGEYRYRVTPLFMDAAGALRTGAAQEAATTLMHETVPGVLNIAFTRGYVSSQAFTDRFGGPAAIPTLLPRRAAEGLDFVATAPQAEEALAWMGYEARAAILKLLDEAIADSSAKVDVIAYDLNLPPLMDRFAALAGRLRIIIDDSGDHGEAHSAETEAAKRLVAMLGPANVIRQDVKGLQHNKMIIVRAATWAKAVGGSTNFSWRGFYVQSNNAVIVSGAAPVAIFAAAFEAYWAGRWPFASPGWQALGLAGVDAQVTFSPRDGGAVLAALAEDVAATKSSLFYSLAFISITPGAVQDALAAVTDKADRYVYGMSDKRLGLNLQRPGGNPVPVDSGGLGMTLPPPFRPEATGGGGVRLHHKFIVIDFDLPTARVYTGSYNVSRSADGKNGENFFCIRDRRVATAYMIEALRIFDHYHFRTKRAANRDSNTPMLLQKPPAAGEKAWFDRFWDDPVKVKDRTLFAGTGAASV
- a CDS encoding DUF962 domain-containing protein; protein product: MSNLPPVPTTFAEFWPYYMAAHQDPRNCAVHYVGSTGGVAAAVAAVWTGQLGWIAAGVVFGYACAWFGHFVFERNKPASWVRWWWSFLGDWRMYAAKLSGRSAEAVALGRGLPDISEMVRAKQRA
- a CDS encoding carbonic anhydrase encodes the protein MPEFRELIEGYRRFRTGPYIEQRTRFDALAQGQSPRVMLVACSDSRVDPSRVFDTAPGQMFVLRNVANLVPDYGDAAGQASAAAAIEYAVCVLKVHQIVVFGHARCGGIAASLSGAFTDAGPGQGQFIGKWMAMIEPARQQVVAAAALSPDVDAQRALEQAAVRLSLANLRSYPFVTAAETAGELKLQGAIFDIADGSLRVLDPATDRFETVPVTLPG
- a CDS encoding SEL1-like repeat protein; translation: MKAALPLLLLLGACATNDRPCPPFPTLTTTLARSALPIAPNATRAGLAERAKATTDAMARARAEANSPAARLLAQAALADELPWLLKARDWDRIQTLIDSGRAQGLLNTTVSLALEPGILALPPGLLPVRNGLRNGRLLLFSRLDNNGRLPEAMGMAVGWEPNPLNADSSAGARATADSAAWILGFDAPTLPENTDAAPYREAVKAALACRADQNQQPAQLTRAMLQREGLLLPADAATARSTYAAMAATTGGTMYVYVPGVDGRPGYTMPVNTPVRPGNVAAQRELGLMLLAGEGGKTDREAGCESLLRAARSADLSAIRAARAAQCPAADTLPRLDPPNP
- a CDS encoding DnaJ domain-containing protein, giving the protein MARFRRSDDWGFPRWRDYGAARAAQSVALCDRHGCDQPGTCPAPKAPNSREKWLFCTAHAAEYNAGWDYFAALDAAGAAAQEESETREARGYGSAKHWGWGEGDGSRSRAELDALRLFDLPTDADADAIKAAHRRMAKANHPDLNPGNAAAAERFQASQAAYEILLAAEARRA
- a CDS encoding nucleotidyltransferase family protein encodes the protein MTDAGLSDWDARILQGLLMPYAHRIDRVAVFGSRAAGTARPASDLDLVLYGPLTEAETDQLVTDLDESLLSLNVDVVAYERLRHPALKSRIDATAKTLYTGDMLRQLSSPA
- a CDS encoding HI0074 family nucleotidyltransferase substrate-binding subunit, producing the protein MAQPDLPRWATRFDNYSRAYDLLCEALDRDRLNPLEQEGTIQRFEYSWQLAWSLLADDLTEQGIPLEPRTPAATIRAAAAAGLIHDASIWMEALNARNKLSHVYDARLFEAAIADLRTRYRPLFEALHSHYAARRQGLSS
- a CDS encoding phosphoenolpyruvate carboxykinase; translation: MKGPSSVTITIPRHDLAAQGIVTPAALHWNLGTAPLVELAVKRGEGILAKHGPLVVETGKHTGRSANDKFIVRDAETENSVWWGKTNKSITPEQFAALRADFMAALAARDTLFVQDLYGGSQPEHRVQVRVITEYAWHSLFIRTLLVRPEASALADFLPEYTIIDLPGFVADPARHGCRSETVVAVNFSEKLILIGGTRYAGEMKKSVFGILNYLLPVKGVMPMHCSANIGPNGDTAVFFGLSGTGKTTLSADASRTLIGDDEHGWSDTAVFNFEGGCYAKMIRLSPEAEPEIFATTKRFGTVLENVVIDPVTREIDLDDNRLAENSRGSYPIDFIPNASADNLGPVPKNIIMLTADAFGILPPIARLTPDQAMYHFLSGYTARVAGTEIGVTEPDATFSTCFGAPFMPRHPSVYGNLLKERIARGGVDVWLVNTGWTGGGAGTGGTGTRMPIKVTRALLNAALDGSLKNAEFRRDPFFGFAVPVSVPGVPEQILDPRGTWPNPADYDAKARKLVSMFVENFAQFESHVEQGVRDAAPKAA
- a CDS encoding response regulator transcription factor, translated to MQPTIALVDDDRNILTSVSIALQAEGFVTRVYSDGAAGLKGCLDNPPDLAVVDIKMPRMDGMELLRRLREKSDLPVIFLTSKDTEIDEALGLAMGADDYIGKPFSQRLLIERIRAVLRRTAARAAPEVPAEAVAEPIRRGALEMDAARHRVRWRGADVALTVTEFLILDALAQRPGFVKSRDALMDVAYSDDVYVDDRTIDSHIKRLRKKFRLVDPAFDSIETLYGVGYRFDVEE
- a CDS encoding sensor histidine kinase produces the protein MSKSERRGPWPLRWTATIDRPARGVPRWTATRSLSWRILAVNLFALLGLAGGVLYLDSFRARLIEARHAELRAQTEIVAALLGGRGRIDDGLLAAVPVTRGTRIRMYDGAGGLLADNWRVAGTARFAARDPTTPGFPQKSAVAIDRAIELFTGAAVLPAYAEPAGGWPEVARAARLPLGETASAARLGDDRIVILQAAAPVMGPPPRRTVMLTAGTADLIDIVRGERATYFLIFLAVLALSLLLSGFLARTIVGPLRQLALAAHRVRLGRARDVVVPRLPGRRDEIGALARALADMTQTLRQRIDATEAFAADVAHELKNPLASLRSAVEALQTVKVREHRSQLYALIQADVRRIDRLVTDISAASRLDAELSRARLEPVDLGAMMAAMVQSITTTGTLPEGVKLKLESDGREALVAAEPGRLGQVARNLIDNALSFSPPGGVVAVHVGKRDGVVTLTVEDQGPGVPVEAREAIFERFYSERPDGEHYGQHSGLGLSIARAIVESLDGRISVGDASLVGGARFTVTLPAL